One Malania oleifera isolate guangnan ecotype guangnan chromosome 10, ASM2987363v1, whole genome shotgun sequence genomic region harbors:
- the LOC131167070 gene encoding probable protein phosphatase 2C 38 isoform X2: MISTTFMKIMSPCWKPSLVEGEHSGRSGGDAGGRVDGLLWYKDSGHHVNGEFSMAAVQANNLLEDQSRLESGSMSAVDSGPQGTFVGIFDGHGGPEASRFVNDRLFDNLKKFTSENQGMSADVISKAFLATEEEFLSVVKKQWLVKPQIASVGSCCLVGVICSGLLYIANAGDSRVVLGRLERALRETKAIQLSTEHNASMESVREELRLLHPDDPQIVVLKHKVWRVKGLIQVSRSIGDAYLKNAEFNKAPLLSKFRLPEPFHKPILRAEPSIVVQKLHPEDKFLIFASDGLWEHLSNQEAVDIVHSCPRNGIARRLVKAALQVAAKKREMRYSDLKKIDRGVRRHFHDDISVIVLFLDSRLISRSSSHGPSFSIKGGVGVSGIPNA; this comes from the exons ATGATATCAACAACATTTATGAAGATCATGTCACCATGTTGGAAACCTTCCCTGGTTGAGGGTGAACATTCTGGTAGGAGCGGGGGAGATGCTGGTGGTCGGGTTGATGGTTTGTTGTGGTATAAGGATTCAGGACATCACGTTAATGGGGAATTCTCCATGGCGGCAGTTCAAGCAAACAATTTGTTGGAAGATCAAAGCCGGCTTGAATCAGGGTCCATGAGTGCGGTCGATTCAGGTCCACAAGGAACCTTTGTTGGAATTTTTGATGGCCATGGAGGTCCAGAAGCTTCCCGGTTCGTAAATGATCGCTTATTTGACAATCTAAAGA AGTTCACATCAGAGAATCAGGGAATGTCAGCTGATGTTATCAGCAAAGCTTTTTTGGCAACAGAAGAGGAATTCCTCTCAGTTGTAAAGAAACAGTGGCTTGTTAAGCCGCAGATTGCTTCCGTGGGGTCATGCTGTTTGGTGGGTGTAATATGTAGTGGACTGTTGTACATTGCAAATGCAGGAGACTCTAGGGTGGTGTTAGGAAGATTGGAAAGGGCTCTTAGAGAGACTAAAGCCATTCAGTTATCGACTGAGCACAATGCAAGTATGGAATCTGTGAGAGAAGAGTTGCGGTTGTTGCACCCTGATGATCCACAGATTGTGGTTTTAAAGCACAAGGTTTGGCGGGTGAAGGGTCTTATACAG GTCTCGAGATCCATCGGTGATGCCTATCTGAAGAATGCAGAATTCAACAAGGCGCCTCTACTGTCAAAGTTTAGATTGCCTGAACCCTTCCATAAGCCAATACTTAGAGCTGAACCATCAATTGTAGTGCAAAAACTCCACCCTGAAGATAAGTTTCTTATATTTGCATCAGACGGCCTATGGGAGCACCTTAGCAACCAGGAGGCTGTTGACATTGTCCACTCCTGTCCACGTAAC GGGATTGCAAGGAGACTTGTCAAAGCTGCGCTCCAAGTAGCAGCGAAGAAAAGAGAAATGAGGTACTCAGACCTGAAAAAGATTGACCGAGGGGTGCGGAGACACTTCCATGATGATATCTCAGTAATAGTTTTATTCCTGGACTCCCGTTTGATCAGTCGCAGCAGCTCCCATGGACCCTCCTTTTCAATCAAAGGAGGCGTAGGTGTCTCTGGAATTCCCAATGCCTAG
- the LOC131167070 gene encoding probable protein phosphatase 2C 38 isoform X1, whose amino-acid sequence MISTTFMKIMSPCWKPSLVEGEHSGRSGGDAGGRVDGLLWYKDSGHHVNGEFSMAAVQANNLLEDQSRLESGSMSAVDSGPQGTFVGIFDGHGGPEASRFVNDRLFDNLKTIHGAEFTSENQGMSADVISKAFLATEEEFLSVVKKQWLVKPQIASVGSCCLVGVICSGLLYIANAGDSRVVLGRLERALRETKAIQLSTEHNASMESVREELRLLHPDDPQIVVLKHKVWRVKGLIQVSRSIGDAYLKNAEFNKAPLLSKFRLPEPFHKPILRAEPSIVVQKLHPEDKFLIFASDGLWEHLSNQEAVDIVHSCPRNGIARRLVKAALQVAAKKREMRYSDLKKIDRGVRRHFHDDISVIVLFLDSRLISRSSSHGPSFSIKGGVGVSGIPNA is encoded by the exons ATGATATCAACAACATTTATGAAGATCATGTCACCATGTTGGAAACCTTCCCTGGTTGAGGGTGAACATTCTGGTAGGAGCGGGGGAGATGCTGGTGGTCGGGTTGATGGTTTGTTGTGGTATAAGGATTCAGGACATCACGTTAATGGGGAATTCTCCATGGCGGCAGTTCAAGCAAACAATTTGTTGGAAGATCAAAGCCGGCTTGAATCAGGGTCCATGAGTGCGGTCGATTCAGGTCCACAAGGAACCTTTGTTGGAATTTTTGATGGCCATGGAGGTCCAGAAGCTTCCCGGTTCGTAAATGATCGCTTATTTGACAATCTAAAGA CTATTCATGGTGCAGAGTTCACATCAGAGAATCAGGGAATGTCAGCTGATGTTATCAGCAAAGCTTTTTTGGCAACAGAAGAGGAATTCCTCTCAGTTGTAAAGAAACAGTGGCTTGTTAAGCCGCAGATTGCTTCCGTGGGGTCATGCTGTTTGGTGGGTGTAATATGTAGTGGACTGTTGTACATTGCAAATGCAGGAGACTCTAGGGTGGTGTTAGGAAGATTGGAAAGGGCTCTTAGAGAGACTAAAGCCATTCAGTTATCGACTGAGCACAATGCAAGTATGGAATCTGTGAGAGAAGAGTTGCGGTTGTTGCACCCTGATGATCCACAGATTGTGGTTTTAAAGCACAAGGTTTGGCGGGTGAAGGGTCTTATACAG GTCTCGAGATCCATCGGTGATGCCTATCTGAAGAATGCAGAATTCAACAAGGCGCCTCTACTGTCAAAGTTTAGATTGCCTGAACCCTTCCATAAGCCAATACTTAGAGCTGAACCATCAATTGTAGTGCAAAAACTCCACCCTGAAGATAAGTTTCTTATATTTGCATCAGACGGCCTATGGGAGCACCTTAGCAACCAGGAGGCTGTTGACATTGTCCACTCCTGTCCACGTAAC GGGATTGCAAGGAGACTTGTCAAAGCTGCGCTCCAAGTAGCAGCGAAGAAAAGAGAAATGAGGTACTCAGACCTGAAAAAGATTGACCGAGGGGTGCGGAGACACTTCCATGATGATATCTCAGTAATAGTTTTATTCCTGGACTCCCGTTTGATCAGTCGCAGCAGCTCCCATGGACCCTCCTTTTCAATCAAAGGAGGCGTAGGTGTCTCTGGAATTCCCAATGCCTAG